The following proteins are encoded in a genomic region of Candidatus Cybelea sp.:
- a CDS encoding coenzyme F420-0:L-glutamate ligase, which produces MSLTARGLAVTRPEVPAGVKAIPVRTRLVRPGDDLAAIVADAVSGIARAGDVIAVSETAVAIAQGEFVVAEHVRPSRLAYLLCRNAGPLATISQPESMQLVIDAVGYRRVIAATAAHLFARLFGKRGTFYEMMGEAIAAVDGYTGTMPPYERAIVLAPREPAEFAGALRERSGVESTVVDANDLSKAKVLGSSSGVRSESVERALLDNPHGNSDEQTPVVVLKWRGAGENPLCR; this is translated from the coding sequence GTGAGCCTAACGGCGCGCGGTCTCGCCGTTACGCGGCCGGAAGTGCCGGCCGGCGTGAAGGCGATACCGGTGCGAACGCGCTTGGTGCGTCCCGGCGACGACCTGGCCGCGATCGTAGCCGACGCGGTCTCCGGCATCGCGCGCGCCGGCGACGTCATCGCGGTCTCGGAGACGGCCGTAGCGATCGCCCAGGGCGAGTTCGTCGTCGCCGAGCACGTTCGCCCTTCGCGACTTGCCTATCTGCTCTGCCGGAACGCCGGTCCGCTGGCGACGATCAGCCAGCCCGAGTCGATGCAGCTGGTTATCGACGCGGTCGGCTATCGGCGCGTGATCGCGGCGACGGCGGCGCATCTGTTCGCGCGGCTGTTCGGGAAACGAGGCACCTTTTATGAAATGATGGGCGAGGCGATCGCGGCGGTTGACGGCTACACCGGGACGATGCCGCCCTACGAGCGGGCGATCGTGCTCGCGCCGCGCGAGCCTGCGGAGTTCGCGGGGGCATTGCGCGAGCGCAGCGGAGTCGAGTCGACGGTCGTCGACGCCAACGACCTTTCGAAGGCGAAGGTCCTGGGCAGCTCGAGTGGAGTTCGCAGCGAGAGCGTCGAGCGCGCGCTGCTCGACAATCCGCACGGCAACAGCGACGAACAGACGCCGGTCGTCGTACTCAAGTGGCGAGGGGCGGGAGAGAATCCACTATGCCGGTGA